Proteins encoded together in one Diabrotica undecimpunctata isolate CICGRU chromosome 3, icDiaUnde3, whole genome shotgun sequence window:
- the LOC140435703 gene encoding uncharacterized protein: MVHDLTVLNSCSVGSDHRMKKCNTNPRRDKEEKISQETKRLTETGRELKNKNDTNARVLQQLNKDINKAVRKNVRQYNTKQITTVVEENKSLKVLKRCQALGKKNIVKLVDRNGKVVTDKDKIIKVVEEFYTELYRERGKKNGTKLRKVQNVGSEDIPEITIEEVSKSLNRMKNNKAAGDD; encoded by the exons atggtTCATGATTTAACAGTTCTTAATAGCTGTTCAGTGGGAAGTGATCATAGAATG aAAAAGTGCAATACAAATCCTAGGAGAGATAAGGAGGAAAAAATCAGTCAAGAGACAAAAAGACTTACGGAGACAGGAAGAGAACTTAAGAACAAAAACGATACGAATGCACGCGTACTACAACAacttaataaagatattaataaagcAGTGAGAAAGAACGTACGACAATATAACACAAAACAGATTACAACGGTTGTCgaggaaaataaaagtttaaaggtgCTGAAGAGATGTCAAGCTCTAGGTAAGAAGAATATTGTTAAGCTCGTAGATCGAAATGGAAAAGTGGTAACagataaagataagataattAAGGTAgttgaagaattttacacagaattaTATAGAGAAAGGGGTAAGAAAAACGGCACCAAGTTGAGAAAAGTCCAGAATGTGGGTTCAGAGGATATCCCAGAAATAACAATCGAAGAAGTCTCAAAGTCATTAAAtcgaatgaaaaacaataaagcagctGGTGATGACTAA